Proteins encoded together in one Thermococcus barophilus MP window:
- a CDS encoding FlxA-like family protein: protein MSDFDFNELIKLLFLLPIIIIFLGLILKTTSILEEGACQPYIQQIQQKEAQIKALNKQIEVLNEKLANLSAEYERLRTENITKADIEEIKQQINITQLQINYLDQQLQIVNENFIHAYNVYYKTYVFSIALNIALAGYITLDLISATLFNTSIQVLIAKKIKVILKRLHKTEK, encoded by the coding sequence ATGTCAGATTTTGATTTTAACGAGCTTATTAAGTTACTCTTTCTTCTTCCCATAATAATCATTTTTCTTGGACTTATCCTTAAAACAACAAGCATATTGGAAGAAGGAGCATGCCAGCCTTATATCCAGCAAATCCAACAAAAAGAAGCCCAAATTAAAGCACTAAATAAGCAAATAGAGGTTTTAAACGAAAAATTAGCGAATCTCTCAGCGGAATATGAGAGGCTAAGAACCGAAAACATCACAAAAGCAGATATTGAGGAAATTAAGCAACAGATAAACATTACACAACTGCAAATAAACTATCTTGATCAACAGCTTCAAATTGTTAATGAGAACTTTATTCACGCATATAATGTTTATTATAAAACCTATGTTTTTTCGATAGCCCTTAACATTGCACTTGCTGGATACATAACTTTAGACCTTATCAGTGCTACCTTATTTAACACAAGCATTCAGGTACTAATTGCAAAGAAAATCAAGGTGATTCTCAAGAGATTACATAAAACGGAGAAATAA
- a CDS encoding restriction endonuclease subunit S, which yields MHAKFKKTPIGEIPEDWQVVKLGKIIGYTKGKKPKMVAKEPKDGWLPYLSTEYLRNNNPTQFVKITGNEIIVEDGDILLLWDGSNAGEFFLAKKGVLSSTMVKIFLKKHVYDSLFLFYLLKHREPFLKGQTKGTGIPHVDKNVLNALLLPLPPLEEQKQIAEILRTVDEAIEKTDLAIEKTERLKKGLMQRLLTKGIKHKRFKKTEIGEIPEEWRVVRIGEVTGLFQYGLSIKMHDKGKYPIIKMDSIINGEVKPVNIKYVDLDEDTFKKYRLEKGDILINRTNSYELVGRTGVFMLDGDYVFASYLIRIRPDKKQIDPRFLTFYLIFANDKLRQLATRAVSQANINASNLKKFKIPLPPLEEQKQIAEILMTVDKKLELLRKRKEKLERIKRGLMKDLLTGRRRVKV from the coding sequence ATGCACGCTAAATTCAAAAAAACTCCAATCGGCGAGATTCCGGAGGATTGGCAGGTTGTAAAGTTAGGAAAGATAATCGGGTATACAAAAGGCAAAAAACCAAAAATGGTTGCAAAAGAGCCTAAAGATGGATGGTTGCCATATCTCTCGACAGAATATTTACGGAACAACAATCCAACTCAATTTGTAAAGATAACTGGGAATGAAATTATAGTCGAAGATGGAGATATCCTTCTTTTATGGGATGGCTCTAATGCTGGCGAGTTCTTTTTAGCAAAGAAGGGTGTGTTGTCGTCAACTATGGTAAAAATATTCTTGAAAAAACATGTTTATGATTCGCTGTTCCTGTTTTATCTTTTAAAACATAGGGAGCCTTTCTTAAAAGGTCAAACAAAAGGCACTGGAATACCCCACGTGGATAAAAATGTTCTTAATGCTTTGCTTCTTCCCCTCCCACCCCTTGAAGAACAAAAACAAATCGCCGAGATTTTGAGAACGGTTGATGAAGCGATTGAAAAAACAGACTTGGCAATCGAGAAAACGGAGCGCTTAAAGAAGGGCTTGATGCAGAGGCTTTTGACCAAAGGAATCAAGCACAAGAGGTTTAAGAAAACGGAGATTGGGGAGATTCCTGAGGAGTGGAGGGTTGTGAGGATTGGAGAAGTCACAGGACTCTTCCAATATGGATTATCGATTAAGATGCACGATAAAGGCAAATATCCAATTATAAAGATGGACAGCATAATCAATGGTGAGGTAAAGCCAGTTAACATAAAATATGTGGATCTCGATGAAGATACCTTCAAAAAATATCGGCTAGAGAAAGGAGATATTCTAATTAATCGAACTAACAGTTACGAACTCGTCGGAAGGACTGGAGTCTTTATGCTTGATGGAGATTATGTGTTTGCATCCTATCTTATCAGGATACGACCAGATAAAAAACAAATTGATCCAAGATTCTTAACGTTCTACCTAATTTTTGCAAACGACAAATTACGCCAGCTGGCTACAAGAGCAGTAAGTCAAGCGAATATTAATGCATCCAATTTGAAAAAGTTCAAAATCCCCCTCCCACCCCTTGAAGAACAAAAACAAATCGCCGAAATCCTCATGACAGTTGATAAAAAGCTCGAACTTCTAAGGAAGCGCAAGGAAAAACTTGAAAGGATTAAGAGGGGCTTGATGAAGGATTTGCTGACGGGAAGGAGGAGGGTGAAGGTTTAA
- a CDS encoding antitoxin AF2212-like protein, translated as MQVIEAIYEDGVLKPLKKLKLKEHSKVIIKIIDEEELEKILDSMVIEKVENIDYKKLKEAYYESL; from the coding sequence ATGCAGGTTATCGAGGCGATTTATGAGGATGGAGTTTTGAAACCCCTAAAAAAGCTAAAGCTCAAAGAGCACTCAAAGGTCATCATCAAGATAATAGATGAGGAGGAGCTTGAGAAAATCTTGGATTCCATGGTTATCGAGAAAGTCGAGAACATAGACTATAAGAAGCTTAAGGAGGCTTACTATGAGTCACTCTGA
- a CDS encoding N-6 DNA methylase: MERKLTEYVKLKQNKTVTREELERVLKKAADLIRTRVDYKYILLLLFLKRLSDEWEKEFEGYVEKLVKEGLDRKTAEKIALQDKSAYTIAYPSEYLWRKLREKDIEKLPQNLSEALKKLAELNPNLRGVVDRFDFMEFMLHRDNAEILKQLFELFSGLDLRNASPDVLGDAYEWILRYFAPQKAKEGEVYTPREVIKLLVEILDPRPGEEVYDPALGSGGMLIGSYLHVKEKFGESEAKKLFLYGQEVNPTTYAIAEMNMMIHGIKDAKLAVGDTLLRPAFKEGEKLKRFDVVIANPPWNQDGYGEETLKKAEFREERFKYGYPPNNSADWAWIQHMLASARDNGRIGIVIDNGALFRGGAEKKIRSRIVKEDLLECVILLPEKLFYNTGAPGAIMIFNKAKPKERKGKVLFINASLEYEKHPEVRKLNRLGEKNIEKIVKAYEEFEDVEGFARVVSLDEIKENDFNLNVTLYVFPMEEEEEIDVKAEWEELKKINEELAEIDEKIEEYLRELGY; the protein is encoded by the coding sequence TGAGCGACGAATGGGAGAAAGAGTTTGAGGGCTATGTAGAAAAGCTTGTGAAAGAGGGACTTGATAGGAAAACAGCTGAGAAGATTGCACTTCAAGATAAGAGTGCTTATACTATTGCTTATCCCTCTGAGTATCTCTGGAGAAAGCTTAGAGAGAAGGACATTGAAAAGCTCCCGCAGAACCTCTCGGAGGCATTGAAAAAATTAGCGGAGCTTAATCCCAACTTAAGGGGTGTTGTTGATAGATTTGATTTCATGGAGTTCATGCTTCACAGAGATAACGCCGAGATTCTGAAGCAGCTTTTTGAACTCTTCAGCGGTTTGGACTTGAGGAATGCTTCTCCAGATGTTTTGGGCGATGCCTACGAGTGGATTTTGAGGTATTTTGCCCCTCAGAAAGCCAAGGAAGGAGAGGTTTACACGCCGAGAGAAGTCATCAAACTTTTGGTTGAGATTCTTGATCCTAGGCCTGGGGAAGAGGTTTATGATCCTGCTTTGGGCTCTGGTGGCATGCTGATTGGGAGTTATCTTCACGTTAAAGAAAAGTTTGGTGAAAGTGAAGCCAAGAAGCTCTTCCTATATGGGCAGGAGGTTAATCCAACAACTTATGCAATAGCCGAGATGAACATGATGATTCATGGAATTAAGGATGCAAAGCTGGCGGTTGGTGACACTCTTCTGAGACCAGCATTCAAAGAGGGTGAAAAGCTAAAGCGCTTTGATGTTGTTATTGCTAACCCACCTTGGAATCAGGATGGTTATGGGGAAGAAACTTTGAAGAAAGCGGAATTCAGAGAGGAGCGCTTTAAGTACGGTTATCCACCCAACAATTCAGCGGATTGGGCTTGGATTCAGCACATGCTTGCAAGTGCCAGGGATAATGGCAGGATTGGAATAGTCATTGATAACGGTGCCTTGTTTAGGGGAGGAGCGGAGAAGAAAATAAGGTCAAGGATCGTTAAGGAGGATTTGCTTGAGTGCGTCATTTTGTTGCCGGAAAAGCTGTTCTACAATACTGGAGCGCCGGGAGCGATAATGATTTTCAACAAAGCCAAGCCGAAGGAGAGGAAGGGGAAAGTTCTCTTTATCAATGCTTCTCTTGAGTATGAGAAGCATCCAGAAGTTAGGAAGCTGAACCGCTTGGGGGAGAAGAACATCGAGAAGATTGTGAAAGCCTATGAGGAGTTTGAGGATGTTGAAGGTTTTGCAAGGGTTGTGAGCTTGGACGAGATAAAGGAGAACGACTTTAACCTGAATGTTACCCTCTACGTCTTCCCGATGGAGGAAGAGGAGGAGATTGACGTTAAAGCTGAATGGGAGGAGCTGAAGAAGATTAACGAAGAACTTGCTGAGATTGATGAGAAGATTGAGGAGTATTTGAGGGAGTTGGGGTATTGA